A genomic segment from Helicobacter sp. NHP19-012 encodes:
- the fliW gene encoding flagellar assembly protein FliW, protein MVFSVKSPILGFEEVCQMDLEKIDEVFMRLRNADAPTPTFTLVNPFALRPYEFEIPMPLQTLLNLDQAQNILIANIMVIQSPLKESTINFLAPLVFNFDHKLMAQVILDSTKYPQYKISEKISGFYQERQPVHDK, encoded by the coding sequence ATGGTTTTTAGTGTAAAATCCCCCATTTTGGGGTTTGAAGAAGTCTGCCAAATGGACTTAGAAAAGATCGATGAAGTGTTCATGCGCTTGCGCAACGCCGATGCGCCCACGCCCACCTTTACTCTAGTGAACCCCTTTGCCTTGCGCCCTTATGAATTTGAAATCCCTATGCCCTTACAAACGCTCTTAAACCTAGACCAAGCCCAAAATATCCTTATCGCCAACATCATGGTGATCCAAAGCCCCCTTAAAGAATCCACCATCAATTTTCTAGCCCCTTTAGTCTTTAACTTTGATCACAAACTCATGGCGCAAGTGATTTTAGACAGCACGAAATACCCCCAATACAAAATCTCAGAAAAAATCTCTGGTTTCTACCAAGAAAGGCAACCCGTCCATGACAAGTAA
- the bamD gene encoding outer membrane protein assembly factor BamD, whose product MRVVLLSAVVLALFFGCAKKTKESIYNRPAIFWYQGILREILFLNLETADNYYSSLQSEHINSPLVPDAMLALGQAHLKKKEFVLAEYYFDEYIKRFGNQDNIDYLKFMKLQARYYAFKNHSKDQEFMSNTIGMLNDFVDKYPSSRFLNQVEYMQVKFILGQNELNRAIANVYRKRHQKEGVKRYLERVDEVLEKETHPKKSYMPWYVAIFNW is encoded by the coding sequence ATGCGTGTAGTTTTACTCTCAGCTGTTGTTTTAGCCTTGTTTTTTGGATGTGCTAAAAAGACAAAAGAGTCCATTTATAACCGACCGGCGATCTTTTGGTATCAAGGGATTTTGCGTGAGATTTTGTTTTTAAATTTAGAAACAGCGGATAATTATTATTCATCGTTGCAAAGCGAGCACATCAACTCGCCTTTAGTGCCCGATGCCATGCTTGCTTTAGGGCAAGCCCATTTAAAGAAAAAAGAATTTGTTTTGGCAGAATACTACTTTGATGAATACATTAAACGCTTTGGCAATCAAGACAACATCGACTATTTGAAGTTCATGAAGTTGCAAGCCCGTTACTACGCTTTTAAAAACCACAGCAAGGACCAAGAGTTCATGTCCAACACCATCGGCATGCTCAATGACTTTGTGGACAAATATCCTAGCAGTCGCTTTTTAAACCAAGTGGAGTACATGCAAGTCAAGTTCATTTTGGGGCAAAACGAGTTGAATCGGGCGATCGCCAATGTGTACAGAAAACGCCACCAAAAAGAGGGCGTGAAACGCTATTTAGAGAGGGTGGATGAGGTTTTAGAGAAAGAAACCCACCCCAAAAAATCCTACATGCCTTGGTATGTAGCTATCTTTAACTGGTAA
- the lon gene encoding endopeptidase La: MTDKFPSVVPVIVEEDSFMYPFMIVPIFINSEANIRAANKAAQERNDLIFVSCAKTNSNTTDKDKFYDVGVIGSIVRKVVLPDNRMKILFQGICKGRILNIESTDPLEAMVDVITYKEQDSDKINAVVDILKEKVGSLANISQLFPPDLLKAIEDNNDPNRIVDLVASALRLKKDQAYTLFASDDTEERLLGLIDLVMEEIKTQKLQKEIKSKVHSKMEQVNKEYFLKEQLKQIQKELGIDKQRDEEIQEYFQKLSAIEPFITKEVHKEIKKQIERLSRVHQDSSDVGILQNYIEWVLDIPFGQYSDKKLSIKEVEKQLNADHYSLEKPKERIVEYFATMELMRLRKQENKETKGTILCFYGPPGVGKTSLANSIAKAIERPLVRIALGGLEDVNELRGHRRTYLGSMPGRIVQGLIEAKKMDCVMVLDEIDKVDKSMRGDPASALLEILDPEQNTSFRDYYTNFNIDLSKIIFIATANDISTIPPPLKDRMEFISVSSYTPQEKEQIAINYLIPQELKKHALKPSEVMFTPEAVQLIIEKYTREAGVRGLRRTIATIMRKCAKNIVNNQEDGKKRNRKTTITPEKIPDFLEKIVFEIDPVDKEDALGIVNGLAWTSVGGDVLKIESVKIKGKGNLKLTGSLGEVMKESAQIAHSVVKTLLDEEVLIAKKKRPKEKDKEKEKIYNLYDIHLHVPEGATPKDGPSAGITMATSIASILCEKKVRSDVAMTGELTLSGRVLPIGGLKEKLIASFKAGIKTALIPEKNYQRDLKDIPKEVQEHMEIKAVQTIEDVLGVALVP; this comes from the coding sequence ATGACAGATAAGTTTCCAAGTGTCGTACCTGTGATCGTAGAGGAAGATTCGTTTATGTATCCCTTTATGATTGTGCCTATTTTCATCAACAGCGAGGCAAACATTAGAGCGGCAAACAAAGCTGCGCAAGAAAGAAACGACTTGATCTTTGTGAGTTGTGCTAAGACAAATTCCAACACAACCGACAAAGATAAGTTTTATGATGTGGGGGTGATTGGCTCAATTGTGCGTAAAGTGGTCCTGCCCGACAACCGCATGAAAATCCTCTTTCAAGGCATTTGCAAAGGGCGGATTTTAAACATTGAATCCACTGACCCCCTAGAGGCGATGGTGGATGTGATTACTTACAAAGAACAAGACAGCGACAAAATCAACGCCGTTGTAGATATTCTCAAAGAAAAAGTGGGGAGCTTGGCAAACATCAGTCAGCTTTTCCCCCCCGATTTGCTAAAGGCAATTGAGGACAATAACGACCCCAACCGCATTGTAGATTTAGTCGCATCTGCCTTGCGCCTTAAAAAAGACCAAGCTTACACACTCTTTGCAAGCGATGACACCGAAGAGAGATTATTAGGGCTGATCGACCTGGTCATGGAGGAGATCAAAACCCAAAAACTCCAAAAAGAGATCAAAAGCAAAGTCCATAGCAAAATGGAGCAGGTCAACAAAGAGTACTTTTTAAAAGAACAACTCAAGCAAATCCAAAAAGAGTTGGGCATTGACAAGCAAAGAGATGAGGAAATCCAAGAGTACTTCCAAAAATTGAGTGCCATTGAGCCCTTCATCACCAAAGAAGTGCATAAAGAGATCAAAAAGCAGATCGAACGCCTAAGCCGTGTGCACCAAGACAGCTCGGATGTGGGGATTTTGCAAAATTACATTGAATGGGTGCTCGACATCCCCTTTGGGCAATACAGCGATAAAAAGCTTTCCATTAAAGAGGTGGAGAAGCAATTAAACGCCGACCACTACAGCCTAGAAAAGCCCAAAGAGCGCATTGTGGAGTATTTTGCGACTATGGAGCTGATGCGCCTACGCAAGCAAGAGAACAAAGAGACCAAGGGCACAATTTTATGCTTTTATGGTCCCCCCGGGGTGGGTAAAACGAGTTTGGCTAACTCCATTGCTAAAGCCATAGAACGCCCACTTGTGCGCATCGCCCTAGGCGGGCTAGAGGATGTCAATGAGCTTAGGGGGCATCGGCGCACCTATTTGGGCTCTATGCCCGGGCGCATCGTGCAAGGCTTGATTGAGGCTAAAAAAATGGACTGCGTGATGGTGCTAGATGAGATTGACAAGGTGGATAAGAGCATGCGCGGGGATCCAGCCAGTGCACTTTTAGAGATTTTAGACCCCGAGCAAAACACCAGCTTTAGGGACTATTACACCAACTTCAACATTGACCTCTCTAAGATCATCTTCATCGCCACCGCCAACGACATTTCGACGATCCCCCCACCTTTGAAGGATCGCATGGAATTTATCAGTGTGTCTAGCTACACCCCCCAAGAGAAAGAGCAAATCGCTATCAATTACTTGATCCCCCAAGAGTTGAAAAAACACGCCCTAAAGCCTAGCGAAGTGATGTTCACGCCCGAGGCGGTGCAGCTCATCATTGAGAAATACACCAGAGAGGCGGGGGTGCGGGGCTTAAGGCGCACGATCGCCACAATCATGCGTAAATGCGCTAAAAACATTGTCAACAACCAAGAGGATGGCAAGAAACGCAACCGCAAAACCACGATCACCCCTGAGAAAATCCCCGACTTTTTAGAAAAAATCGTGTTTGAGATCGACCCTGTGGATAAAGAGGATGCGTTGGGCATCGTGAACGGCCTAGCGTGGACAAGCGTGGGTGGGGATGTGCTCAAAATCGAATCGGTGAAAATCAAGGGCAAGGGAAATTTAAAACTCACGGGAAGTTTAGGCGAGGTGATGAAGGAGTCCGCCCAAATCGCCCACTCGGTGGTCAAAACCCTTTTAGATGAGGAAGTGCTGATCGCCAAGAAAAAGCGCCCCAAAGAGAAGGACAAAGAAAAAGAGAAAATCTACAATCTTTACGACATACACCTACATGTCCCAGAGGGGGCGACCCCCAAAGACGGACCCAGTGCGGGGATCACGATGGCGACTAGCATTGCATCGATCTTGTGTGAAAAAAAGGTACGCTCCGATGTGGCGATGACGGGCGAGCTCACCTTAAGTGGGCGGGTTTTGCCCATTGGCGGACTTAAAGAGAAATTGATTGCCAGCTTTAAGGCAGGCATTAAAACCGCCTTGATCCCTGAGAAAAACTACCAGAGGGATTTAAAAGACATCCCAAAAGAGGTGCAAGAGCACATGGAAATCAAAGCCGTGCAGACGATCGAAGATGTGCTCGGCGTGGCGTTGGTGCCCTAA
- a CDS encoding prephenate dehydrogenase: MQVGIVGLGLMGGSLGLALQEVRHELGIKRILGCDSNPLHAQMALSLGLVEECVDLHALQNCAVVFLAIPLDGIVQVLQSFKPSLQTTIIEVGSAKEQIVSAIPLSLRPQVIATHPMCGTEFYGPKAALRGLYQHKIVIFVDCDKSAPEHVERAKEIFSAIGMQLVKMDAKSHDAHIAFVSHLPHAISYALANVVLSQKSPQTILSLAAGGFKDMSRLSKSSPVMWRSVFKQNKEQVLKAMGAFLEEMGAVQGLLESEDWEALEAWMGRANQLQEFM; this comes from the coding sequence ATGCAGGTAGGCATTGTTGGGTTAGGGCTTATGGGCGGGTCCTTGGGGCTTGCTTTGCAAGAGGTGCGCCACGAGCTAGGCATCAAGCGCATTTTAGGCTGTGATAGTAACCCCTTGCACGCCCAAATGGCACTCAGCTTAGGGCTTGTGGAGGAGTGCGTGGATTTGCACGCCCTGCAGAATTGCGCCGTGGTGTTTTTGGCGATCCCCTTAGATGGCATTGTCCAAGTCTTGCAAAGTTTCAAGCCCAGCTTGCAAACCACCATCATTGAAGTTGGCTCCGCCAAAGAGCAGATCGTGAGCGCCATCCCCTTAAGCCTACGCCCCCAAGTCATCGCCACACATCCGATGTGTGGGACGGAGTTTTATGGTCCCAAAGCCGCCCTTAGGGGGCTTTACCAACATAAAATCGTGATCTTCGTGGATTGCGACAAGAGTGCGCCCGAACATGTCGAGAGGGCAAAAGAAATTTTTAGCGCAATTGGCATGCAACTTGTCAAAATGGACGCCAAAAGCCACGATGCGCACATTGCCTTTGTGAGCCACCTGCCCCACGCCATTAGCTACGCCCTAGCCAATGTCGTTTTGTCGCAAAAGAGCCCACAGACGATTTTATCTTTAGCTGCCGGGGGCTTTAAGGACATGAGCCGCCTTTCTAAAAGCTCGCCCGTGATGTGGCGCAGTGTGTTTAAGCAGAACAAAGAGCAAGTGTTAAAGGCAATGGGGGCGTTTTTGGAGGAAATGGGGGCTGTGCAGGGCTTGCTTGAGAGCGAGGATTGGGAGGCGTTAGAGGCGTGGATGGGGCGTGCGAATCAACTGCAAGAATTTATGTAA
- the fliQ gene encoding flagellar biosynthesis protein FliQ: protein MEAQLMKLAIETYKITLMISLPVLLVGLVVGLLVSIFQATTQINEMTLSFVPKILAVIAVIIFTMPWMLNMLLDYTHTLFKLIPKVIS from the coding sequence ATGGAAGCGCAACTAATGAAACTTGCCATTGAAACCTATAAAATCACCTTAATGATCTCTTTGCCTGTGCTCTTGGTGGGCTTGGTGGTGGGGCTACTTGTGAGCATCTTTCAGGCCACAACCCAAATCAATGAGATGACTTTGTCCTTTGTGCCTAAGATTTTAGCCGTGATCGCCGTGATCATCTTTACCATGCCTTGGATGCTCAACATGCTCTTAGATTACACACACACCCTTTTTAAACTGATCCCCAAGGTGATCTCTTAG
- a CDS encoding UDP-N-acetylmuramate dehydrogenase, with protein sequence MLIDFSRYSSVKIGGPVQVRVLDECAPYVGVQMVGLANNLLVAPEAKNLAILSKNFDYIADLGTHLEVGARTNAQKLFSYYKNHDLQGLEFLNALPGSVGGLMKMNAGMKAYEMKEVVEALNINGQWVEAADLGFAYRTSNIQGVVFKARLKKVKGFRESVFQECQRLRFHPKKPSFGSCFKNPVGDFAGRLLEAVGLRGFRLGGVGFSQKHANFLINLGGGDFDEALKLIALAKERVFNAFGIALEEEVCIYH encoded by the coding sequence GTGTTGATCGACTTCTCCCGCTACTCCAGCGTGAAGATCGGCGGACCCGTGCAGGTGCGAGTGTTGGATGAGTGCGCCCCTTATGTGGGCGTGCAGATGGTGGGCTTGGCAAACAACCTTCTAGTCGCCCCAGAGGCAAAAAACCTAGCCATTCTATCTAAGAATTTTGATTACATTGCCGACTTGGGCACGCATTTAGAAGTGGGGGCAAGGACAAACGCCCAAAAGCTCTTTAGCTACTACAAAAACCACGATTTGCAGGGCTTGGAGTTTTTAAACGCACTGCCCGGCAGCGTGGGCGGTCTTATGAAAATGAACGCAGGCATGAAAGCCTATGAGATGAAGGAAGTGGTGGAGGCGTTGAACATCAATGGGCAGTGGGTGGAAGCGGCGGATTTGGGCTTTGCTTACCGCACCAGCAATATCCAAGGCGTGGTGTTTAAAGCCCGCCTTAAAAAAGTGAAGGGCTTTAGAGAAAGCGTTTTTCAAGAGTGTCAGCGCTTGCGCTTTCACCCCAAAAAACCTAGCTTTGGCAGTTGCTTTAAAAACCCCGTGGGTGACTTTGCTGGCCGGCTGTTAGAGGCGGTGGGGCTTAGAGGCTTTCGCTTAGGGGGTGTGGGCTTTAGCCAAAAGCACGCCAATTTTTTAATCAATCTTGGGGGAGGGGACTTTGACGAGGCGTTAAAGCTCATCGCCCTAGCCAAAGAGCGGGTGTTTAACGCCTTTGGCATCGCCCTAGAGGAAGAGGTTTGTATCTACCACTAG
- a CDS encoding FAD-dependent oxidoreductase has translation MNHEFDVAIIGGGVSGCAAFWVLSQYTDLKRIAIVDKREALAKVSSSAKANSQTIHDGSIETNYTAQKARKVKLSADKVRHYAFNKGLQNKAIFECQKMAIGVGDVECAFITQRHEEFQEIYPGLTFFDKKKVKEIEPQVILEDHGLERPENVVGSGFEKDWCAMNYALLSENFVSEAMAIKPHNQVFLNFHVETIEKRLGDWALISDETDEIYAKYILVNAGSYALPLAQSLGYGLDLGCMPVAGSFYFVPDLLRGKVYTVQNPKLPFAALHGDPDVVIKGRTRIGPTALAMPKLERNKKLLKGISWELMKMDCNADVLNIVFDLFVERDIRNYVFKNMIFEVPYIGKRKFLHDARKIIPSLSLTDLHYAHGFGEVRPQVLDRTKRKLVLGEKRIKTNQGITFNMTPSPGATSCLQNALIDAQEIAKYLGVDFALERFYEDLSPEELDTL, from the coding sequence ATGAACCATGAATTTGATGTGGCAATCATCGGGGGCGGGGTGTCTGGCTGTGCTGCCTTCTGGGTGCTTAGCCAATACACCGACCTTAAGAGAATCGCCATTGTAGACAAAAGAGAGGCTTTGGCGAAGGTGAGTTCTAGCGCAAAGGCCAACTCCCAAACCATCCACGATGGCTCAATTGAAACCAACTACACCGCCCAAAAGGCGCGTAAGGTTAAGCTCTCAGCCGATAAAGTCCGCCACTACGCCTTTAACAAGGGCTTGCAAAACAAGGCGATCTTTGAGTGCCAAAAAATGGCGATCGGCGTGGGCGATGTGGAGTGTGCCTTCATCACCCAAAGGCATGAAGAGTTCCAAGAGATCTATCCGGGCCTTACCTTCTTTGACAAGAAAAAAGTCAAAGAGATCGAACCACAGGTGATCTTAGAAGACCACGGGCTAGAACGCCCTGAAAATGTCGTGGGGAGTGGGTTTGAAAAAGATTGGTGTGCGATGAACTACGCCCTGCTGAGCGAAAACTTCGTGAGCGAAGCGATGGCGATCAAGCCCCATAACCAAGTCTTTTTAAACTTCCATGTAGAAACCATTGAAAAACGGCTAGGCGACTGGGCGTTGATCTCCGATGAAACCGATGAGATTTACGCCAAATATATTTTGGTCAATGCCGGCTCTTACGCCCTGCCTCTAGCGCAATCGCTAGGCTATGGCTTGGATTTGGGCTGTATGCCTGTGGCGGGGAGTTTCTACTTTGTGCCCGACTTGTTGCGCGGCAAGGTCTACACCGTGCAAAACCCCAAACTGCCCTTTGCCGCTTTGCATGGCGACCCCGATGTGGTGATTAAAGGGCGCACCCGCATAGGGCCCACCGCTCTAGCCATGCCCAAGTTAGAGCGCAATAAAAAACTGCTCAAGGGCATCAGCTGGGAGTTGATGAAAATGGACTGCAACGCCGATGTACTGAATATCGTCTTTGACTTGTTTGTGGAGCGCGACATCCGCAACTATGTCTTTAAAAACATGATCTTTGAAGTCCCCTACATCGGCAAGCGCAAGTTTTTACACGATGCGCGAAAGATCATCCCCTCCCTCTCTCTTACCGATCTGCACTACGCCCATGGCTTTGGCGAAGTGCGCCCGCAGGTGCTCGATCGCACCAAGAGAAAGCTCGTGCTAGGCGAAAAACGCATTAAAACCAATCAAGGCATCACTTTTAACATGACCCCCTCCCCCGGGGCGACCAGCTGTTTACAAAACGCCTTGATTGATGCACAAGAAATTGCTAAATACTTGGGTGTGGATTTTGCGCTCGAGCGCTTTTATGAAGATTTGTCCCCCGAAGAGCTAGACACGCTTTAA
- a CDS encoding SH3 domain-containing protein, whose amino-acid sequence MLKVFLAPLSLIVLLPANPPSLLGLPQEASRYLPKFKLPIPSRTKLKKAYLKQWYAPWMGMQTMEDLDKVFWIQETLHEPGYDKHLQPYTNAKLQEILADMDIAHYPSVGIRAVVIADANVRAVPTDAPYYLKDGYPFDRWQNSMIFAGTPVLITHYNKAKTYAHIQSSFVFGWVRLDKLAAVSSKQVQTFLHFRHYLTPTRDKIPLANRGVAHMGEIFIKVPHHFRQVYTYAKDTEGFVKLIPTPLHSPHFTPFPRPFTQRAMAVVIDTMLGQPYGWGGADQKRDCSAFTRDSFASFGILLPRNSLAQVRYANNMVDLSHLPPRKKEAYIIRHATPFATILWLKGHIMLYLGVKHHRAIVAHNVWSVLVSKNNTYNIKKAAITTLDIGYKNAKHPPAFSLLARILGMSDLYRYALKLPNKF is encoded by the coding sequence ATGCTTAAGGTGTTTCTTGCCCCTTTAAGCCTTATTGTTCTTTTACCCGCCAACCCCCCAAGTCTTCTAGGTTTACCCCAAGAGGCGAGTCGCTACTTGCCAAAATTTAAACTCCCCATTCCCTCAAGAACTAAGCTCAAAAAAGCCTATTTAAAACAGTGGTATGCTCCTTGGATGGGCATGCAAACAATGGAGGATTTAGACAAGGTCTTTTGGATACAAGAGACTTTGCATGAGCCAGGCTACGACAAGCACCTACAACCCTACACCAACGCTAAATTACAAGAGATTTTGGCGGACATGGACATCGCCCATTACCCAAGCGTGGGGATTAGAGCGGTTGTGATCGCTGATGCCAATGTGCGGGCTGTGCCTACAGATGCACCCTATTATTTAAAAGACGGCTACCCCTTTGATCGTTGGCAAAACTCTATGATCTTTGCGGGCACGCCCGTGCTCATCACCCATTACAACAAGGCAAAAACCTACGCCCACATCCAAAGCTCTTTTGTCTTTGGCTGGGTGCGTTTAGACAAACTCGCCGCCGTGAGTTCTAAACAAGTGCAAACTTTCTTGCACTTCAGGCACTATTTAACCCCCACAAGGGACAAGATCCCTTTGGCTAATAGGGGTGTGGCGCACATGGGCGAGATTTTCATTAAAGTCCCTCACCACTTTAGGCAGGTCTACACCTATGCTAAGGATACTGAGGGCTTTGTAAAATTAATCCCAACCCCTTTGCACTCCCCCCACTTCACTCCCTTTCCTCGCCCCTTCACCCAAAGAGCGATGGCGGTGGTGATCGACACTATGCTTGGCCAACCCTATGGTTGGGGCGGGGCAGATCAAAAGCGTGACTGCTCGGCTTTTACAAGGGATAGCTTTGCAAGTTTTGGGATATTGCTCCCCCGCAACTCTTTAGCCCAAGTGCGCTATGCCAACAACATGGTGGATTTAAGCCACCTACCCCCAAGAAAAAAGGAAGCCTACATCATCAGGCACGCCACCCCCTTTGCCACGATTTTGTGGCTAAAAGGGCACATCATGCTCTACTTGGGCGTAAAGCACCATAGGGCGATCGTGGCGCACAATGTATGGTCTGTACTGGTGTCTAAGAACAACACTTACAACATTAAAAAAGCAGCGATCACGACCTTAGACATTGGGTATAAAAACGCCAAACATCCCCCCGCCTTTTCGCTCTTAGCACGGATTTTGGGCATGTCGGATTTATACCGCTATGCGCTTAAACTACCCAACAAATTTTAA
- a CDS encoding low molecular weight protein-tyrosine-phosphatase, giving the protein MSLLFLCLGNICRSMLARGIATDIIQKQKLPLVVDGAGISSYHEGELAHPPIIALAKSHGIDLTPFRSKPITQKLANKFNCIVAMDDSNIRSLKELGISHPNICKLGDFGLGGVDIPDPYTYTQEKDFEEVYALIDLGVQNLLTSLHA; this is encoded by the coding sequence ATGAGCCTTTTGTTTCTGTGCCTGGGCAACATCTGCCGTTCCATGCTCGCTAGGGGGATTGCCACTGACATTATCCAAAAACAAAAGTTGCCTTTAGTTGTAGATGGGGCGGGCATTTCTAGCTACCACGAGGGTGAGCTAGCCCACCCACCCATCATTGCCTTAGCCAAGAGTCATGGCATCGATTTAACCCCTTTTAGGAGTAAACCCATCACCCAAAAGCTAGCAAATAAGTTTAATTGTATTGTGGCGATGGATGATAGCAACATTAGATCTTTAAAAGAGTTGGGTATTTCACATCCTAATATCTGTAAACTTGGGGATTTTGGTCTAGGGGGTGTGGACATCCCCGACCCCTACACCTATACACAGGAGAAAGATTTTGAGGAGGTTTATGCCTTGATCGATTTAGGGGTGCAAAATCTCTTAACCAGTTTGCATGCTTAA
- the rpoD gene encoding RNA polymerase sigma factor RpoD — MENKDNKAPNPPKVSTKQPTIQEELEQLFKAEQPGVAYERVIDILQKIPSVSQLKKLKEWAQKYNKTFVHSFGYAHTSLSSLERKVGGRKKSKLVEEEPEENLDFKEKELPEWSRSDSPVRMYLREMGEIPLLSKEEEVYLSKQIKLGENIILDAICSVPYLIDFIYNYKDPLINRERRVKELFRNFDDEGSVPKKDEEVEMEESEGEEEDNPEMKKNVSEKDKKRVEKVLESFKALSKAKKDWLKFLNTPKEEQEDPLLHELTLAYKCRVLKEKLYDLGPTSKLISELVKAMETSLKSGDGFEKELKRLEYKLSLFNEALIENHKNILKNITTMSREEIATMVPEATMINIYMEIKKLFQTKEASEDGFNLEPSKLKEILNQIKRGKLISDKAKNKMARSNLRLVVSIAKRYTSRGLPFLDLIQEGNIGLMKAVDKFEHEKNYKFSTYATWWIKQAISRAIADQARTIRIPIHMIDTINRINKVMRKHMQENGKEPDLDLVAKEVGLPLDKVKNVIKITKEPVSLESPVGNDDDGKFGDFVEDRNVVGSMDHIMREDLKAQIDGVLDQLNEREKSVIRMRFGLLEDESDRTLEEIGKELSVTRERVRQIESSAIKKLRSPQYGRSLRSYLRI, encoded by the coding sequence ATGGAAAACAAAGATAATAAAGCCCCAAACCCCCCCAAGGTTTCTACAAAACAGCCCACTATCCAAGAAGAGTTAGAACAGCTCTTTAAAGCAGAGCAACCCGGTGTTGCTTACGAACGGGTCATTGACATCTTGCAAAAGATCCCTAGTGTTTCTCAACTCAAAAAGCTCAAAGAGTGGGCGCAAAAATACAATAAAACCTTTGTCCACTCATTTGGGTACGCCCACACTTCCTTATCCTCACTTGAGCGTAAAGTGGGTGGGCGTAAAAAATCTAAGCTTGTTGAGGAAGAGCCTGAAGAAAACCTAGACTTTAAAGAAAAAGAATTACCCGAATGGTCTAGGAGCGATAGTCCCGTGCGCATGTATTTGCGCGAAATGGGCGAAATCCCCCTTCTTAGTAAGGAAGAAGAGGTGTATTTAAGCAAACAGATTAAGCTAGGCGAAAACATCATTTTAGATGCGATTTGCTCTGTGCCTTATCTCATCGACTTCATCTACAACTATAAGGACCCCCTAATCAATCGCGAGAGACGGGTTAAAGAGCTGTTTAGAAACTTTGACGATGAAGGGAGTGTGCCCAAAAAGGATGAAGAGGTCGAGATGGAAGAGAGCGAGGGCGAGGAAGAGGACAACCCTGAAATGAAAAAAAATGTATCCGAAAAGGATAAAAAACGGGTAGAAAAAGTCCTAGAGAGCTTTAAAGCCCTAAGCAAGGCGAAAAAAGATTGGCTCAAATTCCTAAACACCCCCAAGGAGGAGCAAGAAGACCCACTTTTGCACGAGTTGACCCTAGCCTACAAATGCCGTGTTTTAAAAGAGAAGCTCTATGACTTGGGACCTACAAGTAAGCTCATTAGCGAACTTGTGAAAGCCATGGAGACTTCTTTAAAAAGTGGCGATGGTTTTGAAAAAGAGTTAAAACGCTTGGAGTATAAGCTGTCTTTATTCAACGAGGCTTTGATAGAGAACCATAAAAATATCTTAAAAAATATCACCACCATGAGCCGTGAAGAAATCGCCACCATGGTGCCTGAAGCCACAATGATCAATATTTATATGGAGATTAAAAAGCTCTTCCAAACCAAGGAAGCGAGCGAGGATGGCTTTAATTTAGAACCTAGCAAGCTCAAAGAGATTTTAAACCAAATCAAACGGGGCAAACTCATTTCCGACAAAGCTAAAAACAAAATGGCACGCTCCAACCTACGCCTTGTGGTGAGCATTGCCAAACGCTACACCTCTAGAGGACTACCTTTCTTAGACTTGATCCAAGAGGGTAACATCGGCTTAATGAAAGCGGTGGATAAGTTTGAGCATGAGAAAAATTATAAATTCTCCACTTACGCCACTTGGTGGATCAAGCAGGCGATCAGCCGTGCGATTGCCGACCAAGCCCGCACTATCCGCATCCCCATTCATATGATCGACACGATCAATCGCATCAACAAAGTCATGCGTAAGCACATGCAAGAAAATGGAAAAGAGCCGGATTTAGACCTGGTGGCTAAAGAAGTGGGCTTGCCCCTTGATAAAGTCAAAAATGTCATTAAAATCACCAAAGAACCCGTTAGCCTAGAGTCGCCCGTAGGTAATGACGATGATGGCAAGTTTGGGGACTTTGTAGAGGATCGCAATGTGGTGGGGTCTATGGACCACATCATGCGCGAGGATTTAAAGGCCCAAATTGATGGTGTGCTAGACCAGCTCAATGAGCGCGAAAAATCCGTGATCCGCATGCGCTTTGGCTTGCTAGAGGACGAGAGTGATCGCACCTTAGAGGAGATAGGCAAAGAGCTCAGTGTTACGCGTGAAAGGGTGCGCCAAATTGAAAGCAGCGCGATCAAAAAGCTTAGAAGCCCCCAATACGGGCGCTCACTAAGAAGTTATTTGCGTATATGA